A section of the Bos indicus isolate NIAB-ARS_2022 breed Sahiwal x Tharparkar chromosome 26, NIAB-ARS_B.indTharparkar_mat_pri_1.0, whole genome shotgun sequence genome encodes:
- the CNNM2 gene encoding metal transporter CNNM2 isoform X3: protein MIGCGACEPEVKMAGGQAAAALPSWKMAARRSLSARGRGVLQAAAGRLLPLLLLSCCCGAGGCTAVGENEETVIIGLRLEDTNDVSFMEGGALRVSERTRVKLRVYGQNINNETWSRIAFTEHERQRHSPGERGLGGPAPPEPDSGPQRCGIRTSDIIILPHIILNRRTSGIIEIEIKPLRKMEKSKSYYLCTSLSTPALGAGGSGSAGSAVGGKGGSGVAGLPPPPWAETTWIYHDGEDTKMIVGEEKKFLLPFWLQVIFISLLLCLSGMFSGLNLGLMALDPMELRIVQNCGTEKEKNYAKRIEPVRRQGNYLLCSLLLGNVLVNTTLTILLDDIAGSGLVAVVVSTIGIVIFGEIVPQAICSRHGLAVGANTIFLTKFFMMMTFPASYPVSKLLDCVLGQEIGTVYNREKLLEMLRVTDPYNDLVKEELNIIQGALELRTKTVEDVMTPLRDCFMITGEAILDFNTMSEIMESGYTRIPVFEGERSNIVDLLFVKDLAFVDPDDCTPLKTITKFYNHPLHFVFNDTKLDAMLEEFKKEHEQETRNPTNTAKERQ, encoded by the coding sequence ATGATTGGCTGTGGCGCTTGTGAACCCGAAGTAAAGATGGCGGGCGGGCAGGCAGCCGCCGCACTGCCCTCTTGGAAGATGGCGGCGCGCCGCAGCCTCAGCGCCCGCGGCCGGGGGGTCCTGCAGGCGGCGGCGGGGCGGCTGCTGCCATTGCTACTGCTGAGCTGCTGCTGCGGCGCGGGCGGCTGCACGGCGGTGGGCGAGAACGAAGAGACGGTGATCATCGGGTTGCGGCTGGAGGACACGAACGACGTGTCTTTCATGGAAGGGGGGGCGCTGCGGGTGAGCGAGCGGACCCGGGTCAAGCTGCGGGTGTACGGGCAGAACATCAACAACGAGACATGGTCCCGCATTGCTTTCACAGAGCACGAGCGGCAGCGCCACAGCCCCGGCGAGCGCGGGCTGGGGGGCCCCGCGCCGCCGGAGCCGGACAGCGGCCCCCAGCGCTGCGGCATCCGCACATCAGATATCATCATCTTGCCCCATATCATTCTCAACCGCCGTACATCCGGCATCATTGAGATAGAGATCAAACCGCTGCGCAAGATGGAGAAGAGCAAGTCCTATTACCTGTGCACGTCGCTCTCCACGCCAGCCCTAGGCGCCGGCGGCTCGGGGTCCGCGGGTAGCGCCGTCGGGGGCAAGGGCGGCTCCGGGGTGGCCGGGCTCCCGCCGCCCCCATGGGCCGAGACCACCTGGATTTATCACGATGGCGAGGATACCAAGATGATCGTGGGGGAGGAAAAGAAGTTCCTGCTGCCCTTCTGGCTGCAGGTGATCTTCATTTCGCTGCTCCTGTGCCTGTCGGGCATGTTCAGCGGCCTCAACCTTGGACTCATGGCCCTAGACCCGATGGAGCTGCGCATTGTGCAGAACTGCGGCACCGAGAAGGAGAAGAATTACGCCAAGCGCATCGAGCCCGTGCGCAGGCAGGGCAACTACCTGCTGTGCTCGCTGCTGCTGGGCAACGTGCTGGTCAACACCACGCTCACCATCCTGCTCGACGACATCGCTGGCTCAGGCCTGGTGGCGGTGGTGGTCTCCACCATCGGCATCGTCATCTTCGGGGAGATCGTGCCCCAGGCCATCTGCTCCCGGCACGGCCTGGCTGTGGGAGCCAACACCATCTTCCTCACCAAGTTTTTCATGATGATGACCTTTCCCGCTTCTTACCCGGTCAGCAAGCTGCTGGACTGCGTTCTGGGCCAGGAGATAGGCACCGTCTATAACCGGGAAAAGCTGCTGGAGATGCTCCGGGTCACAGACCCCTACAACGACCTCGTAAAGGAGGAACTGAATATCATCCAAGGGGCGCTGGAGCTCCGCACCAAGACGGTGGAGGACGTGATGACTCCCCTCCGGGACTGTTTCATGATCACCGGCGAAGCCATTCTGGACTTCAACACCATGTCGGAGATCATGGAGAGCGGCTACACTCGCATTCCAGTATTTGAGGGGGAACGCTCCAACATCGTGGACCTCCTCTTCGTCAAAGACTTGGCCTTCGTGGATCCAGATGACTGTACTCCCCTGAAAACCATCACGAAATTTTATAACCACCCCTTGCACTTTGTTTTCAATGACACCAAGTTGGACGCTATGCTGGAAGAATTTAAGAAAG